TTGCTTGTAATTGCAATAAATTACTCTTTTTAGCATACTTAGATTTCATACCATTGATATTATCTTCAGTTCGTTTTGTTCCTTTATCAAGCATCATTGCTTGCATATCTTCATTAAATGGAACACATTGCATTACAATTTGTGAATTGTTATTCATAAGTGGTTGCATTCAATTATTAGGAAGTTGCAGTGGTAATTCACTCATCGCTTGCACTGAATAATAAATTTCATTCATCTTAAAGTAGTTTTTCTTAAATACCACTTCATCTACCGCAAGTAATTCATCTAAATAAATATGATTTCCTTTATCTTGATTTTCTTCAGCAAAATACATTTGCATAAGTTCATCACTTATTTCCACATCGTGTTTATTTGCAATAAATTTAAGCAATTTCTCTTGTTTAAGGATTTCATTCATCAATCCCATTTTGTCTAAAGTATCAGAAATATGGTTTAATCCTTTAAATACATTTTCCTTATTTTTAGAATATAAAACAATATAGTATTTATCAACTTCATAACTTGTATTTAGTTCATTAAAATCATTCATTCTAGCATCATAATATTTCTTAAAGTTTTCTTTAACATTTTCATCAGCTAGCTTTTTCATTTTAATTTTCTTATTAGCTTCTAAATACTTAATGTTTTTTGAATAATCTTCCAAATCTCTTAACCGCACAATACTAATTTGTGTTTCAAGTGCATCTAAAATATCAGTAAATTGTCTAATAAACATTTCAGCATCATTTTCATCTTCACTTCAAGGATTTGTTCCATTAAATGCAATAACACCAAGAAATCTTTTTCCACCTTTAATGTTTTTAGTTGCAATAAACATTTCATCCACAATATCTTCATAAGGTATAAGGTTAAATGTATTATTTCCTTTAGCAGAAGTTTTCACATACTTCTTATTAGAAAACATATATTTAATTGCACGAAAAATTAGCACATAAGCACGACAGTTATATTTTCTATTTTTCATAAGTAGAAAACTAAAAGATATCATAAGAAATATTGTAAGAATTAGCTTAAAGATTTCATTTACACTTGATGGAAGTATTGTAAATCCAATTACAAATGAAAGCACCGCTAGCACCATCGCAACAGCAAAATCACCAAGATTAAAATCTCTATAAATCAATAATTTATTCTTATTATTACCTTTAGGTTGTAGCATTATTTACCATCCTTATCACCAAAATAATCTTTATATTTCTTATTAAATGCTTTAGCATCTTTTTTATCTTGTTTAGGTTTTACTCACTTTTTGAAAGCATCACCAATATTTAGTCTTCCTTGATTTCTTTTTTCACTCAATATTCTTGTAGCATTTTCTTTACTTGCATCTCTTTGAGATTTTGTTGTATATCCCATATTAGCTCTTTTAGCATCTCTTAGTGCTTTATGTTCCTTGCTAAATGGATTAATTCTATCCTTGAATTTTGTATTATCTTTATAATATTGTTTAGCTTGTTTGTTAGCTTGTTTGTTTTCAAATGCTTTTACTTTAGCATCTCTAATTTGTGAGTGCATTTGACTGCGAGTAATCTCACCTTTTTTAAATTTAGCAATTGCTTGTTTTCTATCCAATGCAAGTTGTTTTCCATTAGCACCAAGTCCAAATCTTCCAATATCACCAGCTTTTTTACCAAGAGCAACACTTGCACCAGCACCAGCGAGAGCTAATCCACCCATTTTTCCTAGCATTCTTCCACCAGTAATAACTGATTTCATATCTTGCATACCTTCTTTAATTGATGCACTCTCACCAATAAAGCTTGATACTTCAGCACCAAAGTTTTGCATTGCTAATGCACCACCAACATACAGTGCAACTGAAAGAAGTATCTTAAGTAAGAAACCAACATCATCAAGTGCATTAATATAACTTCCAGCACGAGCGACAAATTGCACATAAATTTGAATACCAACAAAGAAAGCAAGTATTGAAAGTTGTTTTCCAATATATTGTGTTCGTCAAATTTTTATTCTTTTTCCATCATCCATAATGGATGCTGAAACCACAAATGGAGATATCATAAATAATCAGAACATTTGCAACACTTTTCCAACTACCAGCATAATACCAAGCACTAAACAATAAATTGTTCCAAGTGCTATCATTGCACCAGTAATAATCACTTGCACCCCTTCACCTCAATTTAACTTATCATAAAAGTCTCTAGGTATTGTATATTGAGAAGAAGTATTTAAAGAGCTTCAAGAATTTCAATCTTCCATTGATATTCTTCCTTGTAATTCTCTTTTATCATATAAAGAACTTCAGATGGTATCACTTAATGTACTATTACCACCATTACCAAGAATAACACCTACTACAAGTGCTATAAGCATATTAGCAACAAACAGTATCACGGGAATACCTATTAAATATAAAGTACCTACTGCACTTCTTTTAAGAGCTATTCTCACATAATTATCACTACCATCCATTTTTGCATAGTGCATCCGCACCACTGAAAGCATCACCATAAACACTCACATTACCAACGAGACTATCACAAACCGCACAAACATTAATGGTACTTCAGCACCACTAATACCATCTGATATTCTCACACCAAATAGTATGTATTGTGGTAAATCAATTGCTATCAGTTGATAAGCTTGCACTATTACAGTTATAAGTTTAAGTGGTAATCCAACAAGAATTGTTGAAAAAGCACTATAAACACCATAATATAAACCACCAAACATTTTTCTCCTACATTGTTATAATTGCATTTTTCATAAGTTCAGCACTAGAACTTGTTCCACCACCATTCATAAATGCTGTCTGCATAATACCAGTAATTGCACCAGTTAAAGCTCAAATAATTAAAATTGCAACAAATCCAATGAATACTCATTTAACTTTATCCAATTGCTTTTTTCTCTCATTTTCATCTTCACTTTTTGCACCTTTATAAAATGCAATCGCACAAATAATAGCCATTGCTAGCACAAATAGCCCAGCGAGTGCTCCAAGTATGATATTAGCATAAGTCTGCACTTGTGATGCAACTTGTGATATACCAGTTGTAATTGTTTCATTAGAACCGCTTGTTTCAGCGAAATATTTAATAATTGAATTTTCCATAATTTTCCTTTACATTTTAAAACCAGAAGTTTCTTCTTCAGTTTCATTTTCATTTTGTTGTGTTGTTTCATTTGTTTCAGCATTTTCATTAAATGCTTTTTGAATTTTGTATTCTTCATTTCAAACATTAATATTAATTGTCTTTAATGTTATTTCAGCATCGTGCAATGCTAGATACTCATTATCAAGTGTTTCATTACAATTTGTAATTTCACACAATGCATCATTGTTTTGCATATAAGCTAAGTATTCATTTGCACCAGTTTCAAATAAAGCTTTTTGCATTGTAAATTGCATTTCTTCATCTAAAACTTCCACAAGTGGTTTAAGAATATGCTTGTTAAACTCTTGACTAAAGTCTTTAAAATCTTTTAAGTACTTTTTAACTTCAATCTCATCCATAAAACTTTTTACATTATCCACCAGTTCAGCTACAGTAGCATCAATGCAAATAACTTGATATTTTGAAATCTCTTCAAAAGTGATTTTAAAGATATCTTGTACCATAAAGTTTTCTTCTAAGTACATATCTTCAAAAGCTTGATAATCAGCTTCATTCAGCAAGTTTTTTGCACCATTTAAAATGGTTTCATTTATCTTTTCCATAGTTTTATATGGAAATGAATTTTCATTAAAGTAATCAGTGAAATCATCACGATAAACACTTCAGTGATTTCCTTTAAATGTATCTTCCATTACATATGGATGAAAATCAATTAAATACACTTTAGGATGATTTTGTTTTTCATCCAAGTTATATCAATAATACTTAGAATTATTTTCAACAGCATTTGCTTGTAATTTAGCTAATTTTCTATCAGTAATTGAAAAGTTTTTTAAGTGTGAAAAGTATTTACTAATAACATTCACCTTTTCTTGATAAAGTTGCTTTTCTAATCCATAATTTTTTTCTTTAATTTCTTCATCTATTTGTTGTTTCATACCACCTACATTCTAGATGATGAATTTTCTTCTTTAGTTTCATCATCTTGTACTGTTTTTTCAGCATTTTCATTATCTTGAATTTGATTTCTATCTAAAATATCTTTATTAATATTCATCTTTTCAAGTTCCAAAATATATGCTTCATTATCTAAATCTTTTATTTTAGAAAGCTGATAAAGAATTAGAACATCATTATTGTAAAGAACATTTAATCTACTTCTTGTTGATGAAGAAGTGAATTTTTTTCATTCTTCTTCAACGGTTTTTTTATCATCTGATTTTTTAATGTATTTGTTAAAAAACTCTTTAGCATAGCAATCATAGTTTTTACAAAAATATTGAAAATTATCTATAATATCAACCACATTATCATAATTTTTTAGACTATAATCTACATCATTAAGTTCATCTTGTAATATTTCATCACTAGGAGTTGAAAAAGTTTTTAATCAATATAAAAAGTGAATAGCTTCTATAAATTTTTCATTTAAATCTTTATGCTCCTTATCTAAATCTCTAATAGCGAAATTGATATTTCATTTTCTATAAAGTTTTAATTCTTCAAGTGTCTTAATTTCCTTATTTAATCGTCGCTTATTCATACTACCTACATTCTAGACGATGAAGTTTCTTCATCATCATCTGTTTCTACTTCATCTTCAACAGCTTCTTCTTCATCTATAGCATCTTCACTCTCTTCTGCATCATCAAAGTTAAATAATGTTTCTTTAACTTCTTCTTGTGCTTGTGCTTCTTGTTGATGCATAGCTTCACTTCTCTTGTAAGCACGAGCAGATGCTTCTTTATCCGCTTGCATAGAGCTTAAATTAGCATACTGTGTTGTATTATTTGCTTCCATACCAGCAAGATTACTTGCTTGCACCTTGTTTTCTTTTCTCATTTCTCTCACAGCTTTTGCTTCTAGACACATCACACTCTCAGCAACAACTTCAAGTGTTTTTTGACTATATCCGCTAGCATTTGTAAAGTTATTTGCTTTTAGATATCCTTGCATCATAATCAAATCACCTTTTCCAAGATGATTTACCACATACTCTGCTGACTTATTTCATAATACAACGGGAATAAAGTTGCTTTTTCCTTTAGTATCAACAGCAAGAGATATTCTTGTATATTCATTACCATTTTGAGTTGCTTCTAGCTCAGGAGCATTTGCAATTCTTCCAATTAATTTAATTTCATTTAACATTTTTCCACCTTTAAATAAAAAACCTTATAACACACCATTGTATGCTATAAGGTTTCTAAAAATTATTTTCTGTTAATAAGTTCCTTTAAAAACTTATTTCTAATATTTTTATCTTCTAAAATTATTTCTTCTTTAGTTTTTAATGTATGCTGTCTTATATTTGTTATTCTGTTTTCATATCCAAATAACTCACTTGCAGTTTTAAGTAAATCTTGTTTCTTGCTACTTAAAACATCATCACTCGCAACTTTAGGACGAGAAGCACCGACACTTTTTTCAAGAGCAGTTCAGATAAGATTATATTTCTTATTAGCTTCAAATCTAATATTGAAATCTCTATTGAAATCTCTATTGAAATCTCTTGAATTGTTGTTTTCATCATACATTAATGGAAGTGTTATGTTGTTGAATTGATTAATAGCTCATACATAAGTATCTTGAAAATCACTTGCACGAGAATAACTTCCACCAGCAAATAATGTTAAATCATATGTATTGAATTTTCCATTTTCTCAAGGAATAGTTGTTCCTACAATCATTTTTGCTTGTAAGTATTCTATTAATCTATTGTGATATTGTATTAGTATCTTGTGATTTGCATCTTTTTCTAAGTGTTGTGAAATAGTTTCATTATCATCTTTTTCTACCATCATAAGTAAAAAGTCTAGATAATCATTAAGTAATTGATATTGTAGCATTTGCATCTTGATATAACTTGCTGATATTAGATTAAGATATAAGTTCATATCATTTCCATATGTATAACTAGGATAATTTATTGAATTTTTTCCATCATTAAACACTGTAAATGAAACACTTGTATCACTGAAAATATTAGTGCTTCCAGTTAGCAATGGATATCCATTAATTAGCACTTCATATCCATTGAAATCAGTATCACCATAATATCCAAATCAAACCTTGTTATTGTTAGTTTTTGTACCATTTTCATTTCATCATTTTTGTGCTAATCCAATACCACCAATTAAG
The DNA window shown above is from Mycoplasma seminis and carries:
- a CDS encoding Mbov_0396 family ICE element transmembrane protein; this encodes MFGGLYYGVYSAFSTILVGLPLKLITVIVQAYQLIAIDLPQYILFGVRISDGISGAEVPLMFVRFVIVSLVMWVFMVMLSVVRMHYAKMDGSDNYVRIALKRSAVGTLYLIGIPVILFVANMLIALVVGVILGNGGNSTLSDTIWSSLYDKRELQGRISMEDWNSWSSLNTSSQYTIPRDFYDKLNWGEGVQVIITGAMIALGTIYCLVLGIMLVVGKVLQMFWLFMISPFVVSASIMDDGKRIKIWRTQYIGKQLSILAFFVGIQIYVQFVARAGSYINALDDVGFLLKILLSVALYVGGALAMQNFGAEVSSFIGESASIKEGMQDMKSVITGGRMLGKMGGLALAGAGASVALGKKAGDIGRFGLGANGKQLALDRKQAIAKFKKGEITRSQMHSQIRDAKVKAFENKQANKQAKQYYKDNTKFKDRINPFSKEHKALRDAKRANMGYTTKSQRDASKENATRILSEKRNQGRLNIGDAFKKWVKPKQDKKDAKAFNKKYKDYFGDKDGK
- a CDS encoding Mbov_0395 family pilin-like conjugal transfer protein, coding for MENSIIKYFAETSGSNETITTGISQVASQVQTYANIILGALAGLFVLAMAIICAIAFYKGAKSEDENERKKQLDKVKWVFIGFVAILIIWALTGAITGIMQTAFMNGGGTSSSAELMKNAIITM
- a CDS encoding single-stranded DNA-binding protein, yielding MLNEIKLIGRIANAPELEATQNGNEYTRISLAVDTKGKSNFIPVVLWNKSAEYVVNHLGKGDLIMMQGYLKANNFTNASGYSQKTLEVVAESVMCLEAKAVREMRKENKVQASNLAGMEANNTTQYANLSSMQADKEASARAYKRSEAMHQQEAQAQEEVKETLFNFDDAEESEDAIDEEEAVEDEVETDDDEETSSSRM
- a CDS encoding MAG3960 family lipoprotein; its protein translation is MKKKWWLTLGAIGTMLVPFSAVSCGIFGLGGGDYKKPGGDGNDGTDNPSLQGGGGKIETPKLSNSFALYDKTFKLQNSDTWKTYADKENWRYDLEAVVEENSWMEEKIKQDLNLGKYIAEINTSSNGVISQNIPSIAFISKYIRNLDFASGKLVKRQDGSTASKEEYKMLLEKLKNLLNPKETITLDARKYGARYQIASFAKPSEAYQVESWNKLVNNIKDKDVFSYYTTTNRYDNEILIGGIGLAQKWWNENGTKTNNNKVWFGYYGDTDFNGYEVLINGYPLLTGSTNIFSDTSVSFTVFNDGKNSINYPSYTYGNDMNLYLNLISASYIKMQMLQYQLLNDYLDFLLMMVEKDDNETISQHLEKDANHKILIQYHNRLIEYLQAKMIVGTTIPWENGKFNTYDLTLFAGGSYSRASDFQDTYVWAINQFNNITLPLMYDENNNSRDFNRDFNRDFNIRFEANKKYNLIWTALEKSVGASRPKVASDDVLSSKKQDLLKTASELFGYENRITNIRQHTLKTKEEIILEDKNIRNKFLKELINRK